A part of Miscanthus floridulus cultivar M001 chromosome 6, ASM1932011v1, whole genome shotgun sequence genomic DNA contains:
- the LOC136459838 gene encoding protein LURP-one-related 11-like produces MAKIQPLPAASSPAPPSSTDEGQQVYTVWMKSLVFNGNGCTVYGADGGVAFRVDNYCCRGGREAFLMDRDGRTLVGIRRRSCFGMFRRWEACRYSESESDGGGEETMTPWFAVRKAPGGGAAVTMHGSGRTYAIVGGCSRKPDYRIFSGAADGGVAVAAVARKQTPAGVVLGDDVLTLTVAPGTDHLLVLGLVVVCGLMNRCL; encoded by the coding sequence ATGGCCAAGATCCAGCCTTTGCCCGCAGCCTCGTCGCCGGCGCCGCCCTCCTCCACGGATGAGGGACAGCAGGTGTACACGGTGTGGATGAAGTCGCTGGTGTTCAACGGCAACGGCTGCACGGTGTACGGCGCGGACGGCGGCGTGGCGTTCCGCGTCGACAACTACTGCTGCAGGGGCGGCCGCGAGGCCTTCCTCATGGACCGCGACGGCAGGACGCTCGTCGGGATCAGGAGACGGAGCTGCTTCGGGATGTTCAGGAGATGGGAGGCCTGCCGGTACTCCGAATCCGagtccgacggcggcggcgaggagacgATGACGCCGTGGTTCGCGGTGCGCAAGGCTCCGGGCGGCGGAGCCGCCGTGACGATGCATGGCAGCGGGAGGACGTACGCGATCGTCGGCGGGTGCTCGCGCAAGCCGGACTACAGAATCTTCAGCGGCGCCGCCGACGGCGGCGTTGCTGTGGCGGCGGTCGCGCGGAAGCAGACGCCGGCCGGGGTGGTTCTTGGAGACGACGTCCTGACGCTGACGGTGGCGCCGGGGACGGACCATCTCCTCGTGCTGGGCTTGGTCGTCGTCTGTGGCCTCATGAACCGTTGCTTGTGA
- the LOC136459836 gene encoding protein LURP-one-related 11-like, whose amino-acid sequence MAITKIQPLSAHLHPRAATPTDDDPAAGKQVYTVWNKSLVLSGHGCTVYGEDGRVAYRVDNYACSRSREAYVMDGDGRTLLKLLKKNFAAFETWKGYSYRTAGASTAGMEQESSKPWFSVRKARRILKKGGPQDSGRAVATVCVGGEVYRIDGVPRKSEYRISGPDGEVVAETKRKQTELGVVLGEDVLSLTVGPAADTDRLLLVGLVVVCGLLSRSI is encoded by the exons ATGGCCATCACTAAGATCCAGCCGCTCTCCGCTCACCTCCACCCACGCGCCGCTACTCCGACTGATGATGATCCGGCGGCCGGGAAGCAGGTGTACACGGTGTGGAATAAGTCGCTGGTGCTGAGCGGCCACGGGTGCACCGTCTACGGCGAGGACGGCCGCGTCGCCTACCGCGTCGACAACTATGCCTGCAGCCGCAGCCGCGAGGCGTACGTCATGGACGGCGACGGCAGGACGCTGCTCAAGCTGCTCAAGAAG AATTTTGCGGCGTTCGAGACATGGAAGGGCTACTCTTATCGCACCGCCGGTGCCAGCACTGCAGGCATGGAGCAGGAGAGCTCCAAGCCATGGTTCAGTGTTCGCAAGGCCCGTCGGATCCTGAAGAAGGGAGGGCCGCAGGACAGTGGCAGAGCTGTGGCGACGGTCTGCGTCGGCGGGGAGGTTTACAGGATCGACGGCGTGCCGCGCAAATCGGAGTACAGGATCAGCGGCCCCGACGGCGAGGTCGTGGCGGAGACGAAGAGGAAGCAGACGGAGTTGGGGGTGGTGCTGGGAGAAGACGTCCTGAGCCTGACAGTGGGCCCTGCAGCAGACACAGATCGCCTGCTGCTTGTCGGGCTTGTGGTCGTCTGCGGCCTCCTCAGCCGCAGCATCTGA
- the LOC136459839 gene encoding protein LURP-one-related 11-like: MAKIQPLPLPAAASSPPSCSPSGDERRNLQKQAEYTVWMKSLVFNGNGCTVYDADGGVAFRVDNYGCRGGREVFLMDRAGKTLIRVQRKGLPGVFRRWEACRCSDDVEETTTPWFRVQKMGAGKNGATVTMTHHVSGGSGPAYTIQGCTGKSGY, translated from the coding sequence ATGGCCAAGATCCAGCCCCTGCCTCTGCCTGCAGCTGCATCATCGCCTCCCTCCTGCTCTCCCTCAGGGGATGAGCGGCGGAATCTCCAGAAGCAAGCAGAGTACACGGTGTGGATGAAGTCGCTGGTCTTCAACGGCAACGGCTGCACCGTTTACGACGCCGATGGCGGCGTCGCCTTCCGCGTCGACAACTACGGCTGCCGCGGCGGCCGCGAGGTGTTCCTCATGGACCGCGCCGGGAAGACCCTCATCAGGGTCCAAAGGAAGGGCCTCCCTGGGGTGTTCAGGAGGTGGGAGGCCTGCCGGTGCTCTGATGACGTCGAGGAGACGACGACGCCGTGGTTCAGAGTGCAAAAGATGGGTGCTGGGAAGAACGGAGCCACCGTGACGATGACGCACCATGTAAGTGGTGGCAGCGGGCCCGCGTACACGATTCAAGGGTGCACTGGCAAGTCGGGCTACTAA